One Spiroplasma sp. NBRC 100390 DNA window includes the following coding sequences:
- a CDS encoding adenine phosphoribosyltransferase: protein MELKNFIVDIPNYPKPGVIFRDITPILNNPSVFKMVVDQLAAYAITQQATVIIAPEARGFLFGPAVSYAANLRFVPVRKPGKLPRQVVSAKYSYEYATNQLEMHVEDLKQNDRVLIVDDVLATGGTAQAICQLVQNKQATIVGLAFVVDLTYLNGKKDLGGYPIKTLIEYSA from the coding sequence ATGGAACTAAAAAACTTTATTGTTGACATTCCTAATTATCCAAAACCAGGGGTTATTTTTCGGGACATTACACCAATTTTAAATAATCCTTCTGTTTTTAAAATGGTTGTTGATCAATTGGCAGCTTATGCAATTACACAACAAGCAACGGTGATTATTGCTCCAGAAGCACGTGGGTTCTTATTTGGACCAGCAGTTAGTTATGCTGCAAACTTGCGTTTTGTTCCGGTTCGAAAACCGGGGAAATTACCGCGCCAAGTTGTTAGCGCTAAGTATAGTTATGAGTATGCGACTAATCAGTTAGAAATGCATGTTGAAGATTTAAAACAAAATGATCGTGTCTTAATTGTTGATGATGTTTTAGCAACAGGAGGAACAGCACAAGCAATTTGTCAACTTGTTCAAAATAAACAGGCAACAATTGTTGGATTAGCCTTTGTTGTTGATTTAACATATTTAAATGGTAAAAAAGATTTAGGTGGATATCCAATTAAAACCCTGATTGAATATTCAGCTTAA
- the ruvB gene encoding Holliday junction branch migration DNA helicase RuvB translates to MIQFNFHPVNFDSYIGQANIKMNLKIMLAASQKQQLPLKHMLFVGNSGVGKTSLAHLIKTSLQQKLLLLHGPNLQKPSDLISSLMQVKAFNLVFIDEVHAISREVAEILYPVLDDNCLNLLLGKDYNTKNVVLPLPFFTLVAATTLLYQVPQPLLNRFTTIFHFDEYTNDDMQQILNNLFLKVGIKLSLEELVFLASYSRNNPRAALKLFYRIYDYLLVTPQLIKLKFLQEILNNLKVYQDGLEWGEVNYLKQIYLLFQTQPVGLSTLSQVLSEPLLTITNILEPFLLKKGYLVKTSRGRVLTNKAVEFLKNIT, encoded by the coding sequence ATGATACAGTTTAATTTTCACCCGGTTAATTTTGACAGTTATATTGGTCAAGCAAATATTAAAATGAATTTAAAAATTATGTTAGCAGCTAGTCAAAAGCAGCAACTACCATTAAAACATATGTTATTTGTTGGCAATAGTGGTGTTGGAAAAACTAGTTTAGCACATTTAATCAAAACTTCGTTACAACAAAAACTATTACTTTTACATGGCCCAAATTTGCAAAAACCAAGTGATTTAATTAGTTCTTTAATGCAGGTAAAAGCATTTAATTTAGTTTTTATTGATGAGGTTCATGCAATTAGTCGTGAGGTTGCTGAAATTTTATACCCGGTTTTAGATGATAACTGTTTAAACTTATTGTTGGGAAAAGATTATAATACAAAAAATGTTGTTTTACCGTTACCATTTTTTACCTTGGTAGCAGCAACAACATTACTATATCAAGTGCCACAACCATTATTAAATCGTTTTACAACAATTTTTCATTTTGATGAATATACTAATGATGATATGCAACAAATTTTAAATAATTTGTTTTTAAAAGTAGGAATAAAATTATCATTAGAGGAACTAGTTTTTTTAGCTAGTTATAGTCGAAATAATCCACGTGCCGCTCTAAAATTATTTTATCGGATTTATGACTATTTATTAGTAACCCCACAACTGATAAAATTAAAATTTTTACAAGAAATTTTAAATAATTTAAAGGTTTATCAAGATGGTTTAGAATGAGGAGAAGTAAATTACTTAAAACAAATTTATCTTCTTTTTCAGACACAACCAGTTGGGTTAAGCACCTTAAGTCAAGTTTTATCCGAACCATTGCTAACAATTACAAATATTTTAGAACCTTTCTTGTTAAAAAAAGGTTATTTAGTAAAAACATCGCGTGGACGGGTTTTAACAAATAAAGCAGTGGAATTTTTAAAAAATATTACATAA
- a CDS encoding RelA/SpoT family protein → MDRDIKYEEVLAQIKLYIKDATTLKEIQKAYEYAEEKHQGQVRNSGIPYINHPLWTTFFLAQWRMGPKTLIAGLLHDVLEDTPATFEELQERFGIEIANLVEGVTKVSYFAKENRTQIKAQYLRKLYLSMAKDIRVIIIKLADRLHNLKTIGYLKPERQQIIARESLEIYSAIAHRLGMKAVKQEIEDISFKIINPVQYNKIVSLLESSNKARENTINQKIEELKQILITEKKMSVKVYGRSKSIYSIYRKMNQFGKNFDDIHDILAVRIITNSVDECYKVLGFVHQHYTPLNNRFKDYIATPKHNLYQSLHTTIAADDGVIFEVQIRTEEMDELAEQGVAAHWRYKEGENYDIAKKQKDIDDRLDIFKRILDLENISVQERDEIQQEVYKPDQLMEEIIQNDIFSSLIYVLTPNGKVVTLPFGSTVLDFAYKIHSEIGEKTIGAKINGLFSPISTVLKSGDVVDIKTAATQKPNHSWLVVAKTSSALQKIKKYLKKELAEATNDTKSINLEKIKQTKGQIEEYIAKKDLKWKLVDSETQLERLHAINYNNIEDFLLDVANDEYTLEEAINLIYLDQATSQNEKILKKLQDKQYKKAQLKDDIIVQGISSIKVVISQCCLPLPYEEITGYVSKAEGIKVHLKTCRNLQSSEKQERQVEVSWNEAVCKNKQYDCAIRIEAIDRPALLVDVTKVLSHLNASVQMMTANISSDLMNITIKTIIKISNADRFQQIRSSLLAIPDIKIVERVMM, encoded by the coding sequence GTGGATCGGGATATTAAATACGAAGAGGTCTTAGCCCAAATTAAGTTGTACATCAAAGATGCGACAACATTAAAAGAAATTCAGAAAGCATATGAATATGCAGAAGAAAAACATCAAGGCCAAGTTCGTAATAGCGGAATACCATATATTAATCATCCATTATGAACAACCTTTTTTTTGGCACAATGACGAATGGGACCAAAAACATTAATTGCAGGATTATTGCATGATGTTTTAGAAGATACCCCAGCTACATTTGAAGAGTTACAAGAACGGTTTGGAATTGAAATTGCTAATTTAGTTGAAGGAGTAACAAAAGTTAGTTATTTTGCGAAAGAAAACCGAACACAAATTAAGGCACAATATTTACGTAAATTATATTTATCAATGGCAAAAGATATTCGTGTTATTATTATTAAGTTAGCAGATCGGTTACATAATTTAAAAACAATTGGTTATTTAAAACCAGAACGTCAGCAAATTATTGCCCGCGAAAGTTTAGAAATTTATTCAGCAATTGCCCATCGGTTAGGAATGAAGGCTGTTAAACAGGAAATTGAAGATATTAGTTTTAAAATTATTAATCCGGTTCAATATAATAAAATTGTTTCGTTGCTAGAATCAAGTAATAAAGCACGCGAAAATACTATTAATCAAAAAATTGAAGAATTAAAACAAATCTTAATTACTGAAAAAAAAATGTCAGTCAAAGTATATGGTCGGAGCAAATCAATTTATTCAATTTATCGTAAAATGAATCAATTTGGAAAAAACTTTGATGATATTCATGATATTTTAGCAGTTCGCATTATTACAAATAGTGTTGATGAATGTTATAAAGTATTAGGATTTGTCCACCAACATTATACTCCGTTAAATAATCGTTTTAAAGATTATATTGCAACTCCAAAACATAATTTATATCAATCATTACATACAACAATTGCAGCTGATGATGGTGTTATTTTTGAAGTGCAAATTCGAACTGAAGAAATGGATGAGTTAGCAGAACAAGGAGTTGCTGCTCATTGACGTTATAAAGAAGGCGAAAATTATGATATTGCTAAAAAACAAAAAGATATTGATGATCGCTTAGATATTTTTAAACGAATTTTGGATTTAGAAAATATTTCCGTGCAAGAACGAGATGAAATTCAACAAGAAGTTTATAAACCTGATCAATTAATGGAAGAGATTATTCAAAATGACATTTTTTCTTCGTTAATTTATGTTTTAACGCCAAACGGGAAAGTAGTTACGTTGCCATTTGGTTCAACGGTGCTTGATTTTGCCTATAAAATTCACTCTGAAATTGGAGAGAAAACAATTGGGGCTAAAATCAATGGTTTATTCTCTCCAATTTCAACAGTTTTAAAATCAGGAGATGTTGTTGACATTAAAACAGCGGCGACTCAAAAGCCAAATCATTCTTGGCTAGTGGTTGCTAAAACATCATCAGCATTACAAAAAATTAAAAAATATTTAAAAAAAGAACTAGCAGAAGCAACCAATGATACAAAATCAATTAACCTAGAAAAAATTAAACAAACAAAAGGACAAATTGAAGAGTACATTGCTAAAAAAGATTTAAAATGAAAATTAGTTGATTCAGAAACGCAACTAGAACGATTGCATGCGATTAACTATAATAATATTGAAGATTTTTTATTAGATGTTGCTAACGATGAATACACGTTGGAAGAAGCAATTAATTTAATTTATTTAGATCAAGCAACAAGTCAGAATGAAAAAATTCTAAAAAAACTACAAGACAAACAATATAAAAAAGCCCAGTTAAAAGATGATATTATTGTGCAAGGAATTTCAAGTATTAAGGTTGTGATTTCACAATGTTGTTTGCCATTGCCATATGAAGAAATTACAGGGTATGTTTCAAAAGCAGAAGGAATTAAAGTACATTTAAAAACTTGTCGTAATTTACAAAGCAGTGAAAAACAAGAACGACAAGTGGAAGTTAGTTGAAATGAAGCGGTTTGTAAAAATAAACAGTATGATTGTGCAATTCGGATTGAAGCAATTGATCGTCCCGCTTTGTTAGTTGATGTCACAAAAGTGTTAAGTCATTTAAATGCTTCAGTTCAAATGATGACAGCTAATATTTCTAGTGATTTAATGAATATTACCATTAAGACAATTATTAAAATTAGTAATGCTGATCGATTTCAACAAATTCGTTCGTCGTTGTTAGCAATTCCCGATATTAAAATTGTGGAACGAGTTATGATGTAA
- a CDS encoding protein translocase SecDF, variant type, with product MKKNEQITTIKEPKNKKAISKLIIRIGTLIVLIVAMIVGAYFSADSFRYSYKTGIAYSGGYQVQVNVLDKNDPNFSPDTPNGDSKKGLDLLRNKLDPLSNQNLYLQTLGRSAVEVVVGKDMFKSYNALSKVIQRLGAIYLTDSKGKDLLVGDNNGTKERTPLSDVISGSTTGVDQNRRPIITLKIKDQAKWDSIINSLKPSEGGGQAQPLYIWTDIGQFIDDLRHDTENIPAIATVFNAEIRSKVSASDWSNIYQIFNVEYYDAGTSQLRTGNLLDLALSYPISQVQTWMEDARFRFTSVPLDRLLIDPNDKTATTNQFIDPLRPYLQTIIEYNTALTDLYKEHIINWNSIKLGTGAAENSNQITTSTETESRQISNLINGGLSGLEFVIRGYREIPPVVSASVFKISLIILGVLVLAIFVVLLVYYRLFGFIAILTLLFTIIATLYFSSLLKVQISPESIAALMIAFGLALEGNLLFFSRYKRERYENQIPFEPAMKIANKQTIAVFIDALVVLIILGLSLFWLGTNNINSFATILLVGLIISIVMVFAVARLMYWIVIKLRWQEKHPWLDVSRFSLWKLFMKKRVALTTAPDALAASAQLQMPETSEPVIAANDNVATVIPKKGKQYKVGKWTFYNITKWTPVVGIILLIVALAIAFAGKANVANSIKPGINFTINQDLWGTNNDETAIAKLSTQLESIRKTARYNFSYNIYILKKQESGVNNRILVVSTNITKGTFERELLTAIASFYNATPDDPSLALQQTDPVMEGYILKNAAISIGVGLACIFVYTLFRLDWAQFVGMVLASLFALVTTIAIAIITQVLITFEMSIAFLAIFGFAIAFATMVMVRAKQNKKAINIREYETFFTYMSEHRSQIKRLRRAHKAYYQEELKKLAIKHPELTLREIKKQYHDQLKRTQLAAKDIKSKNNKVIREVRKDFRVYNYEHNFLQKVANITIKQMLQHCLTLGIMFAVLLITLAAFSGTWFGFNIVILIGLIAGMFATLFVGIPIWVALEKYRALNKIRVKNYLDSQRVEIDEQTVIGIND from the coding sequence GTGAAGAAAAACGAACAAATTACAACAATTAAAGAACCAAAAAATAAAAAGGCAATTAGCAAATTAATTATTCGCATTGGAACTTTGATTGTTTTAATTGTTGCAATGATTGTTGGTGCTTATTTTTCAGCTGATAGTTTTCGTTATTCATATAAAACTGGAATTGCTTATTCAGGTGGATATCAAGTTCAGGTTAATGTTTTAGATAAAAATGATCCTAATTTTTCACCAGATACACCAAATGGTGATAGTAAAAAAGGATTGGATTTATTACGTAATAAATTAGATCCATTATCAAATCAAAATTTATATTTACAAACATTAGGTCGCAGCGCTGTTGAAGTTGTTGTTGGAAAAGATATGTTTAAATCTTATAATGCTTTGAGCAAAGTAATTCAACGCTTAGGAGCAATTTACTTAACAGATAGTAAAGGAAAAGACTTACTAGTTGGTGATAACAATGGAACAAAAGAACGAACACCATTAAGTGATGTTATTTCAGGTTCAACAACAGGGGTTGATCAAAATCGTCGCCCAATTATTACTTTAAAAATTAAAGATCAAGCAAAATGAGATAGTATTATTAATAGTTTAAAACCATCAGAAGGTGGGGGTCAAGCACAACCATTGTATATTTGAACTGATATTGGTCAATTTATTGATGATTTACGTCATGATACTGAAAATATTCCAGCAATTGCAACTGTTTTTAATGCTGAAATTCGTAGTAAAGTTTCGGCGAGTGATTGAAGTAATATTTATCAAATTTTTAATGTTGAATATTATGATGCTGGAACTTCACAACTTCGCACTGGTAATTTACTAGATTTAGCTTTAAGTTATCCAATTTCGCAAGTTCAAACTTGAATGGAAGATGCCCGTTTTCGTTTTACTTCTGTACCACTCGACAGGTTATTAATTGACCCAAATGATAAAACAGCAACAACAAATCAGTTTATTGATCCGTTACGACCATATTTACAAACAATTATTGAATATAATACTGCATTAACAGATTTATATAAAGAACATATCATTAATTGAAATTCAATTAAACTTGGGACAGGAGCTGCTGAAAATTCAAATCAAATTACAACTTCAACTGAAACTGAATCTCGTCAAATTAGTAATTTAATTAATGGGGGCTTAAGTGGTTTAGAGTTTGTTATTCGTGGTTATCGTGAAATTCCACCTGTTGTTTCAGCTAGTGTTTTTAAAATTTCTTTAATCATTTTAGGAGTATTAGTATTAGCAATCTTCGTTGTTTTATTAGTTTATTATCGTTTATTTGGTTTTATTGCAATTTTAACGTTATTGTTTACAATAATTGCAACATTATATTTTTCTTCGCTATTGAAAGTTCAAATTTCGCCAGAAAGTATTGCGGCATTAATGATTGCATTTGGTTTAGCACTTGAAGGAAACTTGTTATTCTTTTCACGGTATAAACGTGAGCGGTACGAAAATCAAATTCCATTTGAACCGGCAATGAAAATTGCTAATAAACAAACAATTGCGGTCTTTATTGATGCATTAGTAGTTTTAATTATTTTAGGATTATCATTGTTTTGATTAGGAACAAATAATATTAATTCATTTGCCACAATTTTACTAGTTGGATTAATTATTTCCATTGTAATGGTATTTGCTGTTGCGCGTTTAATGTACTGAATTGTTATTAAATTACGTTGACAAGAAAAACACCCTTGATTAGATGTTTCACGTTTTTCATTATGAAAATTATTCATGAAAAAAAGAGTTGCACTAACAACAGCACCAGACGCATTAGCTGCTAGTGCTCAATTGCAAATGCCAGAAACAAGTGAACCTGTCATAGCAGCGAATGATAATGTTGCAACTGTAATACCAAAAAAAGGAAAGCAATATAAAGTAGGAAAGTGAACATTTTATAATATTACAAAATGAACACCAGTCGTTGGAATTATTTTATTAATTGTTGCGTTAGCAATTGCTTTTGCTGGAAAAGCAAATGTTGCTAATTCAATTAAGCCAGGAATTAATTTTACGATTAATCAAGATTTATGAGGAACGAATAACGATGAAACAGCAATTGCAAAGTTATCAACGCAATTAGAAAGTATTCGCAAAACAGCGCGTTATAATTTTAGTTACAATATTTATATTCTTAAAAAACAAGAAAGTGGCGTTAATAACCGAATTTTAGTTGTTAGTACCAATATTACAAAGGGGACTTTTGAACGAGAATTGTTAACAGCCATTGCATCATTTTATAATGCAACCCCCGATGACCCTTCATTAGCATTGCAACAGACTGATCCGGTTATGGAAGGCTATATTCTAAAAAATGCCGCAATTAGTATTGGTGTTGGATTAGCATGTATCTTTGTTTATACTTTATTCCGTTTAGACTGAGCGCAATTTGTAGGAATGGTTTTAGCTAGTTTATTTGCTTTAGTCACAACTATTGCAATTGCAATTATTACTCAAGTATTAATTACTTTTGAAATGTCAATCGCATTCTTAGCAATTTTTGGTTTTGCAATTGCCTTTGCAACAATGGTAATGGTTCGGGCAAAACAAAATAAAAAAGCGATTAATATTCGTGAATATGAAACATTTTTCACCTATATGTCAGAGCACCGTTCACAAATTAAACGTTTACGTCGGGCACATAAAGCTTATTATCAAGAAGAATTAAAGAAATTAGCAATCAAACATCCTGAATTAACCTTACGAGAAATTAAAAAACAATATCATGATCAATTAAAACGAACACAATTAGCGGCAAAAGATATTAAAAGTAAAAATAATAAAGTAATTCGTGAAGTTCGTAAAGACTTTAGAGTTTATAATTATGAACATAACTTTTTGCAAAAAGTTGCTAATATTACGATTAAACAAATGCTACAACATTGTTTGACACTAGGAATTATGTTTGCAGTTTTATTAATTACTTTAGCTGCTTTTTCAGGAACATGGTTTGGCTTTAATATTGTGATTTTAATTGGTTTAATTGCTGGAATGTTTGCAACATTATTTGTTGGAATTCCAATTTGAGTAGCCTTAGAAAAATATCGGGCTTTAAATAAAATCCGTGTTAAAAATTATTTAGATTCACAACGTGTTGAAATTGATGAACAAACTGTGATTGGTATTAATGATTAA